A stretch of DNA from Gimesia chilikensis:
GTGGTCGTAGGACTGGGGAATCCCGGTAGACAATACGAGCGAACACGTCACAATATCGGGTTTGACGTTTTGTCTCAGCTGGCAGACTGGCACGGTGTTGCCGGGTTTAAAAGCCAGTTTGAGGCGCTTGTCGGTGAGTTTTCGCTGGGGGGTGACAAGGTGTTACTCGTTGCCCCGCAGACATTTATGAATTTAAGTGGTCGCAGCGTTGCTGCTGTGACGAAGTTTTACAAACTGCCTGCCAGTGATGTCATGGTGGTTTGTGATGATATGAACCTGCCTCTGGGGCGGCTCCGGTTACGGGGGTCCGGCTCGGCGGGAGGACAAAAAGGTTTACAGGACATTCTCCAGAAACTGGGGACCCAGGATGTGCCACGCCTGCGAATGGGAGTGGGACGACCTCCGGCCGGGTTTGCGGTAGCGGATTATGTTTTAAGTCGATTTCGGGATCACGAATCCGATTCGGTTTCGCAGGCGGTACAAAACGCGGCCCGCGGGGTTGAATGCTGGGTCGAACAGGGCCTGGAAATCGCCATGAATCAGGTGAATGCACCTGAATGAAACACGGACCCTGGTTTTTGTAAAAACCGGTGGTCAAAACAAAATAGAGTCTGATCGTCAATCTGGCCTTGGGGCCAAATTATTCCGGGAGAACAGTCTTGTCTGTAGCAGAGAAAAAAGCGGTTATGGTTAATTACGAAGGTATGTTCCTGCTGGACAGCGGCAAATTTGCTGCAGATCACGAAGGAACCATTGCACACGTTCTGGAAATTCTGTCAAAAGCCGGTGCCGAGGTCGTCGCTC
This window harbors:
- the pth gene encoding aminoacyl-tRNA hydrolase codes for the protein MKVVVGLGNPGRQYERTRHNIGFDVLSQLADWHGVAGFKSQFEALVGEFSLGGDKVLLVAPQTFMNLSGRSVAAVTKFYKLPASDVMVVCDDMNLPLGRLRLRGSGSAGGQKGLQDILQKLGTQDVPRLRMGVGRPPAGFAVADYVLSRFRDHESDSVSQAVQNAARGVECWVEQGLEIAMNQVNAPE